The Lysobacter sp. HDW10 genome window below encodes:
- the ispG gene encoding flavodoxin-dependent (E)-4-hydroxy-3-methylbut-2-enyl-diphosphate synthase, with protein MNAETADTSNIALGACARKQTLAVKVGKIWVGGAHPVVVQSMTNTDTADIDATVKQVAALWRAGSELVRVTVNNIESANAIPKIVEKLEMMGVDVPIIGDFHYNGHTLLAEAPACAEMLAKYRINPGNVGFGKKKDTQFAQLIEFAIRYDKPVRIGANWGSLDQSLAARLMDENHERDIPWDAGRVLREALILSAIDSAERAVELGLRRDRILLSAKVSGVQELIAVYRDLSRRSDFALHLGLTEAGIGSKGIVASSAALAVLLQEGIGDTIRISLTPEPGASRTQEVVVAQELLQTMGLRAFTPMVTACPGCGRTTSEFFQELAKVVQNHVRDRMSEWKVTRPGAENMTLAVMGCIVNGPGESRHANIGISLPGTGESPAAPVFIDGEKRMTLRGDNIAHEFIALIDDYVEKNYACIVEV; from the coding sequence ATGAATGCTGAAACCGCCGACACGTCGAACATCGCCTTGGGTGCATGCGCACGCAAGCAGACTTTAGCCGTCAAGGTCGGCAAGATTTGGGTGGGGGGTGCGCATCCGGTTGTCGTGCAATCGATGACCAATACCGACACCGCGGATATCGATGCCACCGTCAAACAAGTGGCGGCACTGTGGCGGGCAGGTTCCGAATTGGTGCGTGTGACGGTCAACAACATTGAATCAGCCAACGCCATTCCGAAAATTGTCGAGAAGCTCGAGATGATGGGTGTGGATGTGCCGATCATCGGCGACTTCCACTACAACGGCCACACCCTTTTGGCGGAAGCACCTGCTTGCGCAGAAATGCTGGCGAAGTACCGCATTAATCCGGGCAATGTGGGTTTCGGCAAAAAGAAAGATACGCAGTTTGCGCAACTGATTGAGTTTGCGATTCGCTACGACAAGCCGGTACGTATTGGTGCGAACTGGGGCTCATTGGATCAATCCCTTGCTGCGCGATTGATGGATGAAAACCATGAACGCGACATCCCATGGGATGCCGGGCGCGTCCTGCGCGAAGCGTTGATCCTTTCTGCGATTGATTCGGCAGAGCGCGCGGTTGAACTTGGATTGCGGCGGGATCGCATTCTGCTCAGTGCCAAGGTCAGTGGTGTGCAAGAGTTGATCGCCGTCTATCGGGATCTTTCGCGACGCAGTGATTTCGCGCTCCATTTGGGTTTGACCGAGGCGGGTATCGGCAGCAAAGGCATCGTCGCAAGCAGCGCGGCCTTGGCCGTGCTGTTGCAAGAAGGTATTGGCGACACGATTCGCATCTCGTTGACACCCGAGCCGGGTGCATCACGTACGCAAGAAGTCGTGGTGGCGCAGGAGCTTTTGCAGACCATGGGTCTGCGAGCATTCACCCCGATGGTGACGGCATGCCCCGGGTGTGGTCGGACGACGTCGGAGTTCTTCCAAGAATTGGCGAAAGTGGTTCAAAACCACGTGCGTGATCGCATGTCCGAATGGAAGGTCACGCGCCCCGGCGCCGAAAACATGACGCTTGCCGTGATGGGCTGCATCGTGAACGGTCCGGGTGAATCACGTCACGCCAATATCGGGATTTCCTTGCCAGGCACCGGTGAGTCGCCGGCAGCGCCCGTTTTCATTGACGGTGAAAAGCGAATGACTTTGCGCGGCGACAACATCGCACATGAATTCATTGCCTTGATTGACGACTACGTTGAGAAAAACTACGCCTGCATCGTCGAGGTGTAA
- a CDS encoding DMT family transporter: MNRSLHAPMLMLASTVGFGLMAITIRLASKTEPTLEVAFFRSFFGGLIALPIIFWPLLRQRRPLKDYAAEVKTNQLRRYVVRCLIGVVSMFCGFWAISNLPLSQAIALAYSSPIFATIAAALLLGEKVRARRWAAVVIGFLGMLVIVRPWSHAFSMGALVAISAALITAIVAIQIKQLTREDTPNTIVFWTYVFWIPMSLLPAMFVWHWPQGDAWIWLIASGILGTVGQLLWTRALNIGDVSALTPISFVQLPIVTFAGWAMFGESIDAWTLGGAAIILSATAYISHREAKLARQNKSMQPSSGSEPGGN; this comes from the coding sequence CTTGATGGCGATTACGATTCGTCTAGCGTCCAAAACAGAACCGACCTTGGAGGTCGCGTTCTTTCGCAGTTTTTTCGGCGGTTTGATTGCCCTCCCGATTATTTTCTGGCCCCTGCTGCGGCAACGTCGTCCGCTGAAAGACTATGCGGCAGAAGTGAAAACAAACCAATTGCGGCGCTATGTCGTGCGGTGTTTGATTGGTGTCGTCAGTATGTTCTGCGGCTTTTGGGCGATCTCGAACTTGCCGCTGTCGCAGGCGATTGCCCTCGCCTACTCCTCACCGATTTTCGCGACCATCGCAGCCGCGCTGCTCTTGGGTGAAAAAGTACGCGCCCGTCGTTGGGCCGCCGTCGTCATTGGTTTCTTGGGCATGCTGGTCATTGTCCGACCGTGGTCGCACGCCTTCTCAATGGGTGCGCTCGTCGCTATCAGTGCCGCGTTGATTACCGCAATTGTCGCGATCCAGATCAAACAACTCACACGCGAAGACACGCCCAATACGATCGTCTTTTGGACCTATGTCTTCTGGATACCCATGTCGCTCTTGCCGGCCATGTTTGTCTGGCATTGGCCACAAGGAGACGCCTGGATATGGCTCATCGCCTCGGGCATTTTGGGCACCGTCGGGCAACTGCTGTGGACGCGTGCTTTGAATATCGGCGATGTGTCTGCGCTCACGCCGATCTCATTTGTTCAGTTGCCAATCGTGACCTTTGCAGGTTGGGCGATGTTCGGTGAGTCCATAGATGCATGGACACTCGGCGGGGCCGCCATCATTCTGAGCGCCACGGCCTACATCTCACATCGAGAAGCCAAGTTGGCCCGCCAGAACAAGAGCATGCAACCTTCCAGCGGCTCAGAGCCCGGCGGCAACTGA